Proteins encoded by one window of Streptacidiphilus sp. PB12-B1b:
- a CDS encoding sensor histidine kinase — MGAVDAVRRQTARRTTLADRLGVLLLFVLSVAASAMSARPSRHALPTLGSIHPATVVVAAIACGVLTAQCRRPRATVAVTVGCAIAYTLLGYGLEPVLLSPVLAALCGLALHTDRRTAWMGATAAAVVLVASQMVLAPGSWLEPQKLSVVAWTGMAAAAGDAVRSRRAYIAAIKERAERAERTREEEARRRVAEDRIRIARELHDVVAHHIALINAQAGVAVHLADEIPAPVRAALEHIRDSSHDALQELKATVGLLRQSEDPSAPLEPAPGLDQLPELLASFARAGLHVTLEQVGGVRPLPPAVDLTAYRIVQESLTNVSKHAAVPTARLQLYFDADRLAIRIEDDGRTAPLRSYPGHGHGTGHGLTGMRERAAVVGGTLTAGRDPWGGFRVAADLPLRPGGLQTPDTTNTTDALDAPDTPDTPAPIEADPSGTTPTAQPARPAGALRGAGA, encoded by the coding sequence ATGGGCGCGGTAGACGCGGTGCGGCGGCAGACCGCCCGGCGAACCACCCTGGCCGACCGCCTCGGCGTGCTGCTGCTGTTCGTGCTGTCGGTGGCGGCGTCGGCGATGTCCGCCCGGCCCTCCCGGCACGCCCTGCCCACCTTGGGCTCGATCCACCCCGCCACCGTCGTCGTCGCGGCCATCGCCTGCGGCGTGCTGACGGCCCAGTGCCGTCGGCCCCGGGCCACCGTGGCCGTCACCGTCGGCTGTGCCATCGCCTACACGCTGCTCGGCTACGGCCTGGAGCCGGTGCTGCTGTCACCGGTGCTGGCCGCCCTCTGCGGTCTGGCACTGCACACCGATCGGCGCACCGCCTGGATGGGCGCGACCGCCGCCGCCGTCGTCCTGGTGGCCTCGCAGATGGTCCTCGCGCCCGGATCGTGGCTGGAGCCGCAGAAGCTCAGCGTGGTCGCCTGGACCGGCATGGCGGCGGCGGCCGGGGACGCCGTCCGCTCGCGCCGCGCCTACATCGCCGCGATCAAGGAGCGCGCCGAGCGGGCCGAGCGCACCCGCGAGGAGGAGGCCCGCCGCCGGGTCGCCGAGGACCGCATCCGGATCGCCCGCGAGCTGCACGACGTCGTCGCCCACCACATCGCGCTGATCAACGCCCAGGCCGGGGTGGCCGTCCACCTCGCCGACGAGATCCCGGCGCCGGTGCGCGCGGCCCTGGAGCACATCCGCGACTCCAGCCACGACGCCCTGCAGGAGCTCAAGGCCACCGTCGGCCTGCTACGCCAGTCCGAGGACCCGAGCGCGCCGCTGGAGCCCGCGCCCGGCCTGGACCAGCTGCCCGAGCTGCTCGCCTCCTTCGCCCGGGCCGGGCTGCACGTCACGCTGGAGCAGGTCGGCGGGGTACGGCCGCTGCCGCCCGCCGTCGACCTGACCGCGTACCGGATCGTCCAGGAGTCGCTGACCAACGTGAGCAAGCACGCCGCCGTACCGACCGCCCGGCTCCAGCTGTACTTCGACGCCGACCGGCTGGCGATCCGGATCGAGGACGACGGCCGCACCGCGCCGCTGCGCAGCTACCCCGGCCACGGCCACGGCACCGGGCACGGGCTGACCGGCATGCGCGAGCGCGCGGCCGTCGTCGGCGGCACGCTGACCGCCGGACGCGACCCCTGGGGCGGCTTCCGGGTCGCCGCCGACCTCCCGCTGCGCCCGGGCGGCCTCCAGACCCCGGACACAACGAACACAACGGACGCCCTCGACGCACCGGACACACCGGACACCCCGGCCCCGATCGAGGCCGACCCGAGCGGCACCACCCCCACCGCCCAGCCCGCCCGGCCCGCCGGCGCGCTGCGGGGGGCCGGGGCATGA
- a CDS encoding DUF4232 domain-containing protein, with protein sequence MRTTTLAAGALACTAVVLGAAPAMAAAPASASSAAKTPACATSQLTASLGGSDAGAGNLYRYLLLTNHSGTTCDVAGFPGLSLLDSHGKEIGAPAVFDHNISYTAVAVRPGQTVSDTIHTLNSGATPCQGTSTSLRIYPPANKAALVIPGKVMLCGNQLSVSPFAAGTTGNPSNSGTTVTPISAASGSPTPAPSSGGGAGSGTGASAAPATPTPSSAGSGTGAAPASSASPASGQVGVVPSGAPDTGVPPIGGSSNETGLIAGACAIGAALLGGAGFMLRRRSQARG encoded by the coding sequence ATGCGCACAACCACCCTCGCCGCCGGGGCCCTGGCCTGCACCGCTGTGGTGCTCGGCGCCGCCCCGGCCATGGCCGCCGCCCCCGCGTCCGCCTCCTCCGCCGCGAAGACGCCCGCGTGCGCGACCTCGCAGCTGACGGCGTCCCTCGGCGGCAGCGACGCGGGCGCGGGCAACCTGTACCGCTACCTGCTGCTGACCAACCACAGCGGCACCACCTGCGACGTCGCCGGATTCCCCGGCCTGTCCCTGCTGGACTCCCACGGCAAGGAGATCGGCGCCCCCGCCGTCTTCGACCACAACATCTCCTACACGGCGGTCGCCGTCCGCCCCGGACAGACCGTCAGCGACACCATCCACACCCTCAACTCCGGCGCCACCCCGTGCCAGGGCACCTCCACCAGCCTGCGCATCTACCCGCCGGCCAACAAGGCCGCGCTGGTCATCCCCGGCAAGGTCATGCTCTGCGGCAACCAGCTCAGCGTCAGCCCCTTCGCGGCGGGCACCACCGGCAACCCGTCCAACAGCGGCACCACCGTCACCCCCATCAGCGCGGCCTCGGGATCGCCGACCCCCGCCCCGAGCAGCGGTGGCGGAGCCGGGAGCGGGACCGGGGCGTCCGCCGCCCCGGCCACGCCCACGCCCAGCAGTGCCGGCAGCGGGACGGGCGCGGCCCCGGCCTCCTCCGCCTCCCCCGCCTCGGGCCAGGTCGGCGTCGTGCCGTCGGGCGCGCCCGACACCGGCGTGCCGCCGATCGGCGGGTCCAGCAACGAGACCGGCCTGATCGCCGGTGCCTGCGCGATCGGCGCGGCGCTCCTCGGCGGCGCCGGCTTCATGCTGCGCCGCAGGTCGCAGGCGCGGGGCTGA
- a CDS encoding RICIN domain-containing protein: MTRSVLGRAAVLTAAALIGAFGLTGAPALASTPTVATGSTATTTSAAARTPAIVALGDSAISGEGAGTDTDDGYVAGTDGPTNFCHRSTSSEIFDTGLSGVTDVDLACSGAQTGDLVSDPTLAKITGSGSGDFGEPKQDAELAQTAAQYQVKMVVVTIGANDDFDFSGIMESCLGQYFPIPQSEGCRDTIGSATITARAKAVIPKIEAALTDVRQTMRTAGYADGSYQLVMQSYFTPITPDIRSNSYATKVADGCPAFPEDLAWGHNWVVPQLDDALRTAAEAVPGVRFLDQRRVSYGHEVCAEMTTSPYEYTNGDVIDTSELTRNGCDYSIGILGLCEDEIRQSYHLRVAGYKGEGACLGEFYAAPSQQEAYCTLDQGDGTTIEPLTAGQPFNDAPQDGAWFQLTNHATGQVLDFSGGGSYGDSTNGRQAITYPADGGLNQSFVFEAKPGGSYELDFSGNRDMCLDATGASTAAGTALEQWGCNGGGNQHWVLEPAGNGLYKVADSQNTGMVATLGTSAVTDSSGNPVTTLQADTGAPGQLWQLTLLGIVYLG; this comes from the coding sequence GTGACCAGATCCGTACTAGGGCGGGCCGCCGTGCTCACCGCGGCCGCCCTCATCGGGGCGTTCGGCCTCACCGGGGCCCCGGCCCTCGCCAGCACGCCGACCGTTGCCACCGGCAGCACCGCCACGACGACCAGCGCAGCCGCCCGTACGCCGGCCATCGTCGCGCTGGGCGACAGCGCCATCTCGGGCGAAGGCGCGGGCACCGACACCGACGACGGCTACGTCGCCGGAACCGACGGGCCCACCAACTTCTGCCACCGCAGCACCTCGTCGGAGATCTTCGACACCGGCCTGTCCGGGGTCACCGACGTCGACCTCGCCTGTTCCGGCGCGCAGACCGGCGATCTGGTGAGCGATCCCACCCTGGCCAAGATCACCGGCTCCGGCAGCGGCGACTTCGGCGAGCCCAAGCAGGACGCCGAACTCGCTCAGACCGCCGCCCAGTACCAGGTCAAGATGGTCGTGGTCACCATCGGCGCCAATGACGACTTCGACTTCAGCGGCATCATGGAGAGCTGCCTCGGACAGTACTTCCCGATCCCGCAGTCCGAGGGCTGCCGCGACACCATCGGCAGTGCGACCATCACCGCGCGCGCCAAGGCCGTCATCCCGAAGATCGAGGCCGCGCTCACCGACGTCCGGCAGACCATGCGCACCGCCGGCTACGCCGACGGCTCCTACCAGCTGGTCATGCAGTCCTACTTCACCCCGATCACCCCGGACATCCGCAGCAACAGCTACGCCACCAAGGTCGCCGACGGCTGCCCGGCCTTCCCGGAGGACCTCGCCTGGGGCCACAACTGGGTCGTCCCGCAGCTGGACGACGCCCTGCGGACCGCCGCCGAGGCCGTACCGGGCGTGCGCTTCCTCGACCAGCGCCGGGTCAGCTACGGCCACGAGGTCTGCGCCGAGATGACCACCTCGCCGTACGAGTACACCAACGGCGACGTGATCGACACCAGCGAGCTCACCCGCAACGGCTGCGACTACTCCATCGGCATCCTCGGCCTGTGCGAGGACGAGATCCGGCAGTCGTACCACCTGCGCGTCGCCGGCTACAAGGGCGAGGGCGCCTGCCTCGGCGAGTTCTACGCCGCCCCCTCCCAGCAGGAGGCGTACTGCACCCTGGACCAGGGCGACGGCACGACCATCGAGCCGCTGACGGCCGGCCAGCCGTTCAACGACGCCCCGCAGGACGGCGCCTGGTTCCAGCTCACCAACCACGCCACCGGGCAGGTCCTCGACTTCTCCGGCGGCGGCAGCTACGGCGACAGCACCAACGGCCGCCAGGCGATCACCTATCCGGCGGACGGCGGGCTGAACCAGTCGTTCGTCTTCGAGGCCAAGCCGGGCGGCAGCTACGAGCTGGACTTCAGCGGCAACCGCGACATGTGCCTGGACGCCACCGGCGCCTCCACCGCCGCCGGAACCGCGCTGGAGCAGTGGGGCTGCAACGGCGGCGGCAACCAGCACTGGGTGCTGGAGCCCGCGGGCAACGGCCTCTACAAGGTCGCCGACTCGCAGAACACGGGCATGGTCGCCACCCTCGGCACCAGCGCCGTCACCGACTCCAGCGGCAACCCGGTCACCACCCTGCAAGCGGACACCGGCGCCCCCGGCCAACTGTGGCAGCTCACCCTCCTGGGCATCGTCTACCTCGGCTGA
- a CDS encoding class F sortase gives MVLAVAQLSGCASGSSGAGAPVGAPAQAVAPPAGPPSGAPAPKPLARSVPVRLEIPAIGVDSPVIPVGLAADGTVGVPPIERNAPAGWYQNSPTPGQLGPSVILGHVTVGQYGDGVFLHLARLVAGDRVVLVLQDGTSAVFTVDSVQTVSKAHFPTQSVYGNVDRPELRLITCAGPRGADGRGYPDNTIVYAGLASAS, from the coding sequence GTGGTCCTCGCGGTGGCGCAGCTCTCCGGCTGCGCCTCCGGGAGCTCCGGCGCCGGTGCCCCCGTCGGCGCCCCGGCCCAGGCCGTCGCACCGCCTGCGGGCCCGCCCTCGGGTGCGCCCGCGCCCAAACCGCTGGCGCGGTCCGTTCCGGTACGGCTGGAGATCCCCGCGATCGGCGTGGACTCGCCCGTCATCCCGGTCGGGCTGGCTGCGGACGGGACGGTCGGCGTGCCGCCGATCGAGCGGAACGCCCCCGCGGGCTGGTACCAGAACTCGCCCACACCCGGGCAGCTCGGGCCCTCCGTGATCCTCGGCCATGTGACGGTCGGCCAGTACGGCGACGGCGTCTTCCTGCACCTCGCCCGGCTGGTCGCGGGCGACCGCGTGGTCCTGGTGCTCCAGGACGGTACGTCGGCGGTGTTCACCGTGGACTCGGTCCAGACCGTCTCCAAGGCGCACTTCCCGACGCAGTCGGTCTACGGCAACGTCGACCGCCCCGAGCTGCGGCTGATCACCTGCGCGGGCCCGCGCGGGGCCGACGGTCGCGGCTACCCGGACAACACCATCGTCTACGCAGGCCTGGCCTCGGCGAGTTGA